Below is a genomic region from Tepidiforma bonchosmolovskayae.
CGATTCGAATTCCAGCTTGATCTGCGCGTTGTACGCGCGCGTCAGCGATTCCGAGAGCTGCACAACAACCTCCTGCGCCCCAGGGTGGAGCACCTTCCAGTCTACCCGCTCCCCGCTCCCCGCTCCCTGCTCCCTGCTCCCTGCTCCCCGCTCCCTGCTCCCCTCCCCTACACTTCTCCCGTGCCCCCCATCGCCCGGCTCCCCGTCCCCCCGCCCGGCGCCCCGCCCGGCTGGCTTGCCGATGTCCTCGACGCCCTCCCCGAGGACGCCCGCTGCCTCTTCGTCGACGCCGACGCCCTCGCCGACGCGCCTCCGCCCCCGCGCGCCGACCTCATCAGGCTTGTCCTCGGACGCGTCCCCGTCATCGCCTGGTTCGAACGGACCCTCGCCGGTCCCGCCCTCGATATCGCACTGGCCGCTGATATCCGCATCTGCGGCGCCGCCGCCGCGATGTCCGGCCCCTCCGGCTGGCCGGGACGCGTCCGCCTCCTTGCGTCGGCCGCCGCCGATCGGCTCGCCCGCGGCGAAACCGTCGCCGCTCCCGACCTCTACGCCGCCGGCCTCGTCTCCGCGCTCCTCCCGCCCGGCGGCGCCGCAGCCGAAGCCGACCGGCTCGCCGCGGTCATCGCCTCCCGCGGGCCCATCGCCCTCGAACTCGCAAAGGAAGCCGTCTGGCGCGGCCTCCCCCAGCCCATCGAACAGGCCTTGCGGTTCGAGACCGATTTGACCATGCTCCTCCAAACCACCAAAGATCGGGCAGAAGGCGTCCGCGCCTTCCTCGAAAAACGCCCGCCAGCCTTCACAGGTGAATGACCGATGATCGTGTTGCTCGACGAGCCCGAAGCCTGGTCCCTCATGATGCTCATCAGCGCCGTCGCGGTCGATAACGCCGACCTCTCCGACGAAGGCAAAGAGGCGATCCGCCGCTGGCGCTCCGAACGCGGCGAAGGCTCCCCCCTCCTCGCCGATCTCACCGAGGCGCTCAACCGCGCCCTCAACGCCCACCTCGACGCCCAGTTCACCCGCCGCGTCAAAAACCGCGGCTGGTACGAAACGGTGCGGAGGTAACCTCCATGGACATCAAATTCAACGAAGACGAGGTCAACGAGCTCCTCACCGTCATCGTCAACCGCATCGCCGACGAAGCCGGCCTCTCCGACCGCGACCGCGCCATGCTCAAGAACTGGCGCTCGAAGCAGATGCGTCCCGGCCGCGACGACATGATCGAGCTCGTCCAGAAGGTCAACGAAGACTTCGCCCAGCAGATGTCCCGCCGCCAGCGCAGCCAGATCCGCAAGCCCGACTGGCTCGAATGATCCCCGCCCGCCCGTGACCGACCCGGTCCGCTTCGAAATCGACCCCCAAGGCGTCGCTACCATCACCCTCGACCGCCCCGAACGGCTCAACGCCATCAACCTCCGCATGCGCGACCTCCTCTGGGAGTACCTCGCCGCCGCCGACGCCATCCCCGAGGTCCGCGCCATCCTCTTCCGCGGCGAAGGCCGCTGCTTCAGCGCCGGCGCCGATATCTCCGAGTTCGGCACCGCGCCCTCCATCATGGCCGCACGCCGCGCCCGCCACGACCGCGATATCTGGTGGCAGCTCATCACCCACCGCTGCGTCACCCTTGCCCGCATGCACGGCTACTGCTACGGCGCCGGGCTCGAACTGCCGCTCTTCTGCGACCTCCGCATCGCCGGCACCGATGCCCGCCTCGCCCTCCCCGAGGTATCCCTCGCCTACATCCCCTCCGCCGGCGGCACCCAGATGCTCCCACGCATCGCCCCGCCCGGCGTGGCCGCCCACCTCATCCTCACCGGCGAGCCGATCGACGCCGAAACCGCCCTCCGCTGGGGCATCGTTGACCGCGTCGTGCCGCCCGACGGCCTCGATGCCGCCGTTGAAGCCGCCCTCGCCGCGGCCCTCGCCGACCCGGCCGCTGCCCGCGCCCGCCGCCTCCGCCTCCTCGGCGTCGCCGACACCTCGGAAGCCGGCCCGCCGCTACCCTAGAACCATGACCGAGCACGACGACCTCCCCTCGCCGCGTCCGCCGGTCCTCCTCGGGTGCGTCACGGCCCTCGCCGCGCTCGTCTTCCTCTTCGGCATCGGCTCCTGCCTCGTCGTCTACTGGGAATCCGGCGCCGATACCGGCAAAGTCCGCCTCGAACTCGCCGAAGCGTACGGCCGCGGCACCGTCCAGTTCGTCGGCGACCACAACCTCTACATCGCCCGGCTCGCCGATGGCGCCTTCCTCGCCCTCGCCGACCTCGACGCTGCCAACCGCGCCAACCCCGCCCGCCGCTGCCGCGTCTACCCCATCCCCCGCACCGACCCGGCTCTCACCGTCCTCCTCGACCGGTATCGCGGCCGCCTCAGCGCTGCAGCCCGCGGCTCTACCCTCATCTTCCGCGAGGACTGCAACGGCGCTCTCTACGACTTCACCGGCATCCGCCTCGACGCCGACGGCCCCAACCTCGACCGCTACCCCACGTCCATCGATACCGACGGATACCTCGTCGTCGATACCAGCCGGCGGACCTGTACCGCACGCAGCGGCTCCGCCGAGGCGGTCGAACGCCCCTGCGCCGGCCCGTGATGCCGGCGCCGGTCGCTGCACCCCTTCCCCTGATCGGGTAGGATTCCCGCACTTCGACGCATCCCCGCCGCCGGAGGCCGCCCATGGACGCCTACCGCGCCATCATCACCAAACGCGACACCCGCCACTTCCTCCCGGACCCCATCCCGCCGGACGTGCTGACGCGCATCCTCCAGGCCGGGCGCATGGCCGGCAGCTCGAAGAACAGCCAGCCCGTCCGCATGGTCGTCGTGCAGGACCCCGAACGCCGCGCCGCCCTCGCCGCCTGCGGCGACTACGCCGAACACCTCAAGGCCGCGCCCCTCGCCATCGCCGTCGTCCTGCTCCCCGGCGGCGGCCCGTTCGATGCCGGCCGTGCCGCCCAGAACCTCATGGTCGCCGCCTGGGCCTCCGGCATTACCAGCTGCCCCATCGCCATGCACCGCCAGGAGTGCGCCCGCGAGGTCCTCGGCATCCCCCCCGACCACACCATCGCCACCGTCCTCGCCATGGGCTACCCCGACCTCAAGCACCCGCTCAGCCAGGGGCGCCAGCGGCTCCCCCTCGATGAACTCGTCTCCTGGGAGCGCTGGGGCGCTCACCGCCCCGAGGGCGGCTAAACCGAGAGGCTCAGCCCGTCGCTCGCAATCACCACCGGTCCGCCGTAGTACGCCGCCGCCGTATCCAGCAGCTCGTCGGCCCGCTCGCCGGGATTCAGGTGCGTCAGCACCAGCAGCTTCGCTCCCGCCTCCTTCGCGACCCGCGCCACATACGCGACTTCCGCGTGCGTCTGCTCGAACGCCCGCCGGACCGCTGCCGCCCGGCGTTCGTCGAACGCCGCCGTCCACCGCGCCAGTCCCGCCAGGGAGTAACACTCGTGGATGAGCGCTGCCGCGCCCTCCGCCAGGGGCACCATCACCTCCGCTGCCTCCGTCGTGTCGCCGCTGTAGACCACCGCCTTTCCCTCTGCCTCGAACCGCCGCGCCTCGCACACCAGGTTCGGCGCGTGCGGCACCTGCTCGGTCCGCACCACGAACGGCCCCGCCTCCCGGGTATCGCCCGGCGCAACTTCCACGACCGGCACCTCGAGCGGTTCGCCCCATCCCCGGCCCGGCATGCCCGTCACCAGCGCCGCCGCCCCGACCGCCTGCCGCGCGTACGCCGCAGTCCCCGGCGGACCCTGGATTTCCAGCGGCAGCCGCCCGTACGGAAACGTCATCGCCTGCACGAACGTCGCCAGCCCGAGCACGTGGTCCGGGTGCAGGTGGCTCAGGAAGATCCGGCTGATGCTCGCCGGCGAAATCCCTGCCATCACCAGCCGGTCGTAGGCCCGCGGCCCGCAGTCGAGCAGCACCGTTTCGCCCCCGCCCGTCAGCAGAATCGACGACCCCGCCCGGTGCGGCGTATCGGTCCCTGCCCCGCTGCCGAGGAACTGGATGCGCACGCCCAACAGCCTACCAGCCCCCGCGATCGTGACAACCGGCCCCCAGGCGCGGTACCGTTCGCCCGGAATCCCGCCAGGAGGCACGTGTGTCCACCCAGGACTGGTATCTCTTCGGTCATCTGCTCGGCGTCTTCTTCCTCCTTGCCGCCACCGGGCTCACCACCGGCGCGGCCATTGCCGCCGGGCGCGCCACCGCCGCCAACACCGTCGTCACCCTGCTCGACCTCCAGCTCCGCTCCGAGCGGATCGTCACCTCCATCGGCGTCATCCTCGCCGTCGTCTTTGGCTCGCTCCTCGTCGACGAAGCCGGCTACTCCTTCGGCGATGCCTGGATCTCAACCGCCTACACCCTCATCATCATCGCCCTCGCCCTCGACCACGGCGTCTACCTGCGCAGGGTCAAAGCCGCCCGCGAGGTGGCCGTCTCCCTCGGCAACGGCCCCGTCACCGTCGAACTCCGCGACAAACTGAACGACGGCATCGCCCGCCTGGTCGGCATCGTCCTCGTCCTCATCTGGCTCGTCTTCCTCTGGCTCATGATCGCGAAGCCCGGCGCCTGACCCGCCGCCGCGATATCCGGCCCGCGCGTCCGCGCCCGGCGCCGACAGCCCGGAGCTGCGGTTTTCCCGGCCCCCTGCCCGCTGGCATCCGGCCCGGCCTCCCGGCTTCGCGGTGCGCACCCTCCGACGGCGCACTCAATCCCGCGGCAGCCGCCGCCCCAGCAGCCCCGACGGCGACGGCTCTGGCTGCCCCTCCGCGTACATCAGGTGCCCCGCAAGCAGCGCCGCCTTGTCGATGACCGTCAGCGCCCCGTACCCCGCCGACCACGGCAGCCGCGGGGCCCGCTGAAGCAATCCCGCGGCGAAAACTGCAGTCCCGGCCAGGGCCCGGGCCGCGGCCTGTCTCCCGGGCAGCTGCTCGATGAACGTCGTGGTCCGGTGCACGAGCTGCAGATGGCCCCCGTGCCAGCGGACTGCACGCTCCTCGCACATCAGCCGCTGGGCGCCCCACCCGTGACAGACCTGCTTTGCTGCGAACACCCGCAGGTCGGCATCGTGGTCGTGGTCGACCCGCATCCTGGGCGCGTACCCCACCCGGAAGCCGAAAAGCTCCGCCTGGAGCCCGAACTCCGTGTCGCTGACCCGGCGGAACCGCTCGTTGAACGCCAGCCGTTCGAAGACGGCCCTCCGCACCGCGAGGTTGCGCGTGTCCACCTCCGTGGGGTCGCCGCGCCGGAGCCGCCGGAACCGTTTCTCGTACCTTGCCTGCAGCAGCCGCTGGACCCTGTCGCCGCGCGCAGCCCCTGAGTACCCCTGGACGAGGTCGAAGCCGCTGTCCAGCAGGTCGAGCCCCGCCTCGAACCAGCCCGCGTGCACCGTGCAGTCGGCGTCCGTGAAAAAGATGACGTCTCCGTCTGCCGCGGCCGCGCCGATATTCCGCGCCCGGTATACTCCCGGCTCCGGCTCCTGGAGCAGGACGTCGTAGCCGGAGGCCTCCTCTGCCAGCCAGCGCCGGAACTCCTCGCTCGAACCGTTGTCGACCACGATAACCTGCACGTCGAGCCCCGCCGGCGCGGCCTCCCGGATTGACGCCAGGCAGGCGGCGACGCGCGGGTCGTCCTTCACCGGTACGACCACGGAGACCCGTCGCGGCGTCACACGCGCATGCCCCCTGCCGGGCGCTCCACCGCCTCAAGAATGGCTGCATGCCGCTGCACGGCTGCCCGGCCGGCGAGGAGGTCATCGCTTTCGGCCGTCCCGCGAAGCTGCGCTGCCCACGCCCGCAACACGCGGGCCGCACCGTCGATGTCTTCCCGCCGACGGAATCGCCCCGGGACCGGCAGCCGTGGAGGCCGCCGCACGAGCACGCGCCCGTCACCCCGCAGCTCCTCCCGGTACCGCTGCCCATAGGCCACCCGCCAGCCGAAGGTCCGTCCGTCGGCCAGCTCGAACACCCCCTCCAGCCGGTCCTTGTCGCCGCGAACGTCCCGTACGTCACGAATCTCGGACCCGGTCAGCCATTCTGCGAGGTCGATGGCGTGCGGCAGCAGGTCATGCACGAGCCGCGGCTGGTCGACCGCACCCCAGCCTGCGGGGTCCGTCTCGAGCACGAACGACCACGTCGGCGCCGTGGCACCTTTCGCGCGGCGGTAGCCCTCCCAGCCCCGCCGCGTGTATGCCGCGGCGAACTGTCCGCCCTCCGGCCACCGGTCAACCTCCCCTGCCGCAAGCGCCGCCGGCTTTTCGGTCAGCACGGCGAGCCCGGCCGCGAGCCCTGCCTCGACCTGTGTCGCATGGGCTGAAGGGGGGCTCAGCACCAGCAGTCCGTCAAGCGGCGCAGCGGCCAGCATCGCCTCCACCGATGGCCAGCGGCGCACCCCCGGCAGAGCGACAGGCCGCGGGTCGGCCAGGGCCGCAACCTCCATCCCCGGGACCCGCGCGAGCGCCGGGCCGTACAGCCGTTCGAACGCCCGCCCGGCCCCCGCAAGCCCGATTCGGAGGGGACGCAGCCCGGCGACTTCCATCTCAAACCACCGGCGCGAAGGCCCGCCCTTCGAACCCACCCGGGGGCGCCAGCCCGAGCAGTGCGTACGACGTCGGGGCGAAGTCGCGGGCGTCGACCTCGCCCGCGGGCTGCAGCGGCACCCCGGCCGCCGGGCGGATGAAGCAGAACCCCCGCCCGGTGTGGATGCCGTTCCGCCGCTCCTGCATCGGGTTCACGATGCGTCGGCCTGCCGGGTCTGTTGCTTCCAGCACACGGGCAAGCTCCCGGTTGCTGACGAGCAGCCCGTCGGGAAGGTAATCCGCCCGCGGTCCCGGGAACCGTTCGGCAATCCGCAGCAGCCCGCTGAAGACCGGCAGGCCCTCCGGGCTCCGGAACGGCAGCGCGGCCTCCTCCAGCCGTGTCAGCCATGCATCTGCGTCCTCCCGGTTCACGACCCCTGCCGCCTCGCGGCCGGCGATGCTGACCCGGGCTGCGAAGTCGGCGTCGTGGCTGACCGGAAAGACAGGGTCGGCGCCCGGGTGCGCGCCGCGGCCGTCGAGTGCGCCCTGCCGTGCCGCCCGTATGCCTGGCGGCAGCCGCTCCCAGACGAACCGGTGGACCGGGTCGGGCACCAGGTCGCGCACACGCCGGAGCAGGTCCGGCCTCGCCAACGCCGAAGCCAGGTCACGCCCCAGCGCAATCGCCAGCACCTGTCGCCCCAGCACGCTGTAGTCGACCTGGTGCTGCATGCCGTGCAGCGCGAAAAGCGCCACGGTCGTCCCCTCCCCCGCGGCGGCCAGCACGCGCGGCCATGCTTCGTCCAGCGGCTGCAAGACCTCCGCGATGAGGTCGAGGTTGGTTTTTCCCGCGACGACCTCCCGTTCCTCCGCGAGGTAGTGCCCCGCTTTGTGCGTTTCGCCGAACAGGACCACCACCAGGTCACACTGCCGATCCCCCGCCAGCTGCTCCAGCAGCCGGGCCCGCATCGCGACACCCTTCGAAAGTTTCTCGGCCATCCTGAGCAGGTCGCGCGGCGAGTGCGGCTCCACCGTGTCGAGGGAGAGAGGATGCGCGCCCCAGGCACGTCGGAGCTGCGGCAGCGCGTCGTCCGGCCAGCTCTCCGGGGCGACCTCGTCGTGGGTACCCCAACCGGAGATCTGCTGGACAAGCGGGTGCCGGGCCAGCGGCGCATACGGGACGTCAACCACTGCGACCCGTTTCCCCGCCTCCGCCAGTCCCTGCCAGAATGGCTGATAGTCAAACGCCGGATGGGAGCTCCGGACGAATCGCATCTCCTCCGGCAGCCACTGCAGCCACCAGTACCGCCCGTGGTGCCCCGGCCCCATGGCCGACGCAAAGGTGGGCCAGATCGAGCCGTGAAGAGTGTCTCCGTCTGAGCGGACCGGCAGTTCGTGGGCTCCCGAGCAAAACGCCGCCAGGTTCGGCAGGCGGCCCTCCGCGATGAGGCGCCTGAGCCACGCGACCTCCATCGCGTCCAATGCGACGAGCAGCAGCCTTCGCCTCGACACGGGGGCTCCTTGCGGCAGCAGCCCTGCCGCAGCCCGAGCCTACACCGCCAGCGGGTTCTCCGCGATCGCCACCAGGTGCGGGCTCACCTGCGGCAGCCGGTCAATCCCCACCTCGTCGAGCACGCCGATGTAGTCGTGCAGCTGCTTCTCCCGCAGCTTCCCCAGCCGCTCGATCCCCGCCTGGATTCGCTCCATGTCCCCCGCAAAGAGCAGCGCCAGCGCCTCCCGCTCCGCATGGCTGTACCGCAGCTCGATGCTCAGCGCCGCCTCGGCCCGGCCCAGCCAGAACCGCACGTTCTCCCGCCCGCGCGGGTGGTGCTGGACGTACCACAGCAGATGCCGCTTGCCGTACTCCAGGTGCCGCCGCGAATCCCGCGCCAGCAGCGAGAACAGCTTCCGCTCCACCTCTGTCTTCGCGAAGTCGCCGTACGCCTCGAACAGCGTCAGCTCGTACGACTTGTAGACCACATCCACCGCCGTAATCATCTCAGTGAACTTCAGCGCCCCGTACCACGCCCGGTAGAGCGCCCCCAGCGGCGCCTGCCCGAGCCCGCCGCCGTTCGCCAGCGCCCGCTTCCGGAGCGCCTCCACCTTGTGCCCGGCGTCGTAAATCTGCGTCCCGAGGAACAGCTTCACATCGTGGAAGCCGTAGCTGATCGGCTCCAGCCACTTCGCGAGGATCTTCTGCTCCACCAGCCCGTGCCCGCTGTAGAGCGTGGCCAGCTGGCACACCGCCTTCTCGATCTCGGCCGGCAGCTCCGCCAGCCCTTCGTTCCAGTCCAGCTCCGTCGCCGGCGCCCACCGGTCGCGGATCGCGTCCTCGTACAGCTCGTCGACGCCCTCCGCCCAGACCTCGACCTTGTCGTAGATGTAGTAGCTC
It encodes:
- a CDS encoding enoyl-CoA hydratase/isomerase family protein, encoding MPPIARLPVPPPGAPPGWLADVLDALPEDARCLFVDADALADAPPPPRADLIRLVLGRVPVIAWFERTLAGPALDIALAADIRICGAAAAMSGPSGWPGRVRLLASAAADRLARGETVAAPDLYAAGLVSALLPPGGAAAEADRLAAVIASRGPIALELAKEAVWRGLPQPIEQALRFETDLTMLLQTTKDRAEGVRAFLEKRPPAFTGE
- a CDS encoding enoyl-CoA hydratase/isomerase family protein, yielding MTDPVRFEIDPQGVATITLDRPERLNAINLRMRDLLWEYLAAADAIPEVRAILFRGEGRCFSAGADISEFGTAPSIMAARRARHDRDIWWQLITHRCVTLARMHGYCYGAGLELPLFCDLRIAGTDARLALPEVSLAYIPSAGGTQMLPRIAPPGVAAHLILTGEPIDAETALRWGIVDRVVPPDGLDAAVEAALAAALADPAAARARRLRLLGVADTSEAGPPLP
- a CDS encoding nitroreductase family protein, with translation MDAYRAIITKRDTRHFLPDPIPPDVLTRILQAGRMAGSSKNSQPVRMVVVQDPERRAALAACGDYAEHLKAAPLAIAVVLLPGGGPFDAGRAAQNLMVAAWASGITSCPIAMHRQECAREVLGIPPDHTIATVLAMGYPDLKHPLSQGRQRLPLDELVSWERWGAHRPEGG
- a CDS encoding MBL fold metallo-hydrolase, which translates into the protein MRIQFLGSGAGTDTPHRAGSSILLTGGGETVLLDCGPRAYDRLVMAGISPASISRIFLSHLHPDHVLGLATFVQAMTFPYGRLPLEIQGPPGTAAYARQAVGAAALVTGMPGRGWGEPLEVPVVEVAPGDTREAGPFVVRTEQVPHAPNLVCEARRFEAEGKAVVYSGDTTEAAEVMVPLAEGAAALIHECYSLAGLARWTAAFDERRAAAVRRAFEQTHAEVAYVARVAKEAGAKLLVLTHLNPGERADELLDTAAAYYGGPVVIASDGLSLSV
- a CDS encoding DUF2269 family protein gives rise to the protein MSTQDWYLFGHLLGVFFLLAATGLTTGAAIAAGRATAANTVVTLLDLQLRSERIVTSIGVILAVVFGSLLVDEAGYSFGDAWISTAYTLIIIALALDHGVYLRRVKAAREVAVSLGNGPVTVELRDKLNDGIARLVGIVLVLIWLVFLWLMIAKPGA
- a CDS encoding glycosyltransferase family 2 protein, with product MTPRRVSVVVPVKDDPRVAACLASIREAAPAGLDVQVIVVDNGSSEEFRRWLAEEASGYDVLLQEPEPGVYRARNIGAAAADGDVIFFTDADCTVHAGWFEAGLDLLDSGFDLVQGYSGAARGDRVQRLLQARYEKRFRRLRRGDPTEVDTRNLAVRRAVFERLAFNERFRRVSDTEFGLQAELFGFRVGYAPRMRVDHDHDADLRVFAAKQVCHGWGAQRLMCEERAVRWHGGHLQLVHRTTTFIEQLPGRQAAARALAGTAVFAAGLLQRAPRLPWSAGYGALTVIDKAALLAGHLMYAEGQPEPSPSGLLGRRLPRD
- a CDS encoding Gfo/Idh/MocA family protein; translation: MEVAGLRPLRIGLAGAGRAFERLYGPALARVPGMEVAALADPRPVALPGVRRWPSVEAMLAAAPLDGLLVLSPPSAHATQVEAGLAAGLAVLTEKPAALAAGEVDRWPEGGQFAAAYTRRGWEGYRRAKGATAPTWSFVLETDPAGWGAVDQPRLVHDLLPHAIDLAEWLTGSEIRDVRDVRGDKDRLEGVFELADGRTFGWRVAYGQRYREELRGDGRVLVRRPPRLPVPGRFRRREDIDGAARVLRAWAAQLRGTAESDDLLAGRAAVQRHAAILEAVERPAGGMRV
- a CDS encoding alkaline phosphatase family protein codes for the protein MSRRRLLLVALDAMEVAWLRRLIAEGRLPNLAAFCSGAHELPVRSDGDTLHGSIWPTFASAMGPGHHGRYWWLQWLPEEMRFVRSSHPAFDYQPFWQGLAEAGKRVAVVDVPYAPLARHPLVQQISGWGTHDEVAPESWPDDALPQLRRAWGAHPLSLDTVEPHSPRDLLRMAEKLSKGVAMRARLLEQLAGDRQCDLVVVLFGETHKAGHYLAEEREVVAGKTNLDLIAEVLQPLDEAWPRVLAAAGEGTTVALFALHGMQHQVDYSVLGRQVLAIALGRDLASALARPDLLRRVRDLVPDPVHRFVWERLPPGIRAARQGALDGRGAHPGADPVFPVSHDADFAARVSIAGREAAGVVNREDADAWLTRLEEAALPFRSPEGLPVFSGLLRIAERFPGPRADYLPDGLLVSNRELARVLEATDPAGRRIVNPMQERRNGIHTGRGFCFIRPAAGVPLQPAGEVDARDFAPTSYALLGLAPPGGFEGRAFAPVV